The segment ACCCGCGCAGTGGATGTCAAACGGACCTTCAGGCCGCGCACACGGCCCACGATCCGGCCGTTGATCACAACGTCATCCGCAATCACTTCGCCTTTGATCGTCGCGCTTTCGCCGATGGTCAACAGATGGGCGCGAATGTCGCCTTCGACTGTACCCTCAACCTGAATATCGCCGGTTGTTTTCATATTGCCGGTCACGTGAAGGTCCGCAGACAACAGCGAGGCAGGCGGCTTGGCTTTAGGGGCGCTGGCCTTGAATTCGCTTGGCTTGCTTTGTGCAGTGGCCTGTGGTGCCGGTGCGGATGGTGCCGCTGAACTGGACGCTTCGGCGTCTTTGCTTGGGGCGGGATCGTTGATTTTGCTTTTAGAAAACATCGTTTGCTGCCTTGATATAGATCATCGGGTTTACAGCCTTGCCACCCACACGCACTTCGTAATGCAGGTGAACGCCGGTTACTCGTCCAGAAGCTCCCATATCACCGATATGTTGCCCGCGCGAGACCCTTTGTCCAACTTTTACGCGGATGCGGGATTGGTGCGCATAGCGGGTTTCGATGCCAAACTCATGCTGGATTTTGACAAGCCTACCATATCCTGACTGCCAACCGGCATGG is part of the Sulfitobacter geojensis genome and harbors:
- a CDS encoding bactofilin family protein, yielding MFSKSKINDPAPSKDAEASSSAAPSAPAPQATAQSKPSEFKASAPKAKPPASLLSADLHVTGNMKTTGDIQVEGTVEGDIRAHLLTIGESATIKGEVIADDVVINGRIVGRVRGLKVRLTSTARVEGDIIHKTIAIESGAHFEGSVQRQDDPLNPGAKSSPVPKGNPAA